The proteins below are encoded in one region of Scyliorhinus torazame isolate Kashiwa2021f chromosome 16, sScyTor2.1, whole genome shotgun sequence:
- the LOC140392801 gene encoding proproteinase E-like: MKALLILLLVASVNACGNPSYPPFSTRVVNGVDAKPYSWPWQISLEVGRGSYYSHTCGGSLIGRDWVVTAGHCIQSGRSYRVVLGEYDRAALEGGEETIAAAKIFVHPQWNPSCLSCGNDIALIKLSKPATLNDKVKPACIPPSGDIFANDYPCYVTGWGRLYTGGPLATKLQQALLPVVDHQTCQQFDWWGNNVKTTMVCAGGYEKSGCNGDSGGPLNCQGADGLWYAYGVVSFGSGWGCNTLQKPTVFTRVSAFNSWIDSTMASN; the protein is encoded by the exons ATGAAAGCCCTGCTCATTCTTCTGCTGGTGGCCAGTG TGAATGCCTGTGGAAATCCCAGCTACCCACCTTTTAGTACAAGAGTAGTCAATGGAGTCGATGCTAAGCCCTACAGCTGGCCGTGGCAG ATCTCCTTAGAAGTGGGTCGAGGATCGTATTATTCCCATACCTGCGGAGGAAGCCTGATTGGCAGAGACTGGGTTGTAACAGCGGGGCATTGCATCCA GTCAGGAAGGTCCTACCGTGTGGTGCTCGGAGAGTATGACAGGGCTGCGCTTGAAGGTGGGGAAGAGACTATAGCTGCTGCCAAGATCTTCGTTCACCCCCAGTGGAATCCCAGTTGCCTGAGCTGTGG GAATGACATTGCTTTAATCAaactttccaaacctgcaaccttgaATGACAAAGTCAAGCCTGCCTGCATTCCTCCATCTGGTGACATCTTTGCAAATGATTATCCCTGCTACGTGACTGGATGGGGCAGGTTGTATA CTGGTGGGCCACTCGCCACAAAGCTGCAACAGGCACTTCTGCCAGTCGTTGACCATCAGACCTGCCAGCAATTTGACTGGTGGGGTAATAATGTGAAGACAACCATGGTATGCGCTGGAGGGTATGAGAAGTCTGGGTGTAAT GGGGACTCCGGTGGTCCTTTGAACTGCCAAGGTGCTGATGGATTGTGGTACGCTTATGGCGTAGTCAGCTTCGGGTCAGGTTGGGGTTGCAACACTCTGCAGAAACCCACGGTCTTCACCCGAGTATCTGCCTTCAATTCCTGGATAGATTCG